From Lycium ferocissimum isolate CSIRO_LF1 chromosome 12, AGI_CSIRO_Lferr_CH_V1, whole genome shotgun sequence, one genomic window encodes:
- the LOC132040346 gene encoding uncharacterized protein LOC132040346, giving the protein MSTFENTTDSTCRKQKGKSQCSEERCAKVKQRRREVYRVTAVDERQINLLQRRTAYLHSTTELFEQRADVTVASSPLLETANVSVVHGSAAVDSDRNLAGRPSIFEIGSTSGTATNPYNINSCAVTNKGRKSRALRHCNINDLPNTSSTLKTVPNCKFCKAKRFQ; this is encoded by the exons ATGTCTACATTCGAAAATACAACTGATTCGACATGCCGTAAACAAAAAGGCAAAAGTCAGTGCTCTGAAGAAAGATGCGCCAAAGTAAAACAGCGACGCCGTGAAGTGTATAGAGTTACGGCAGTTGATGAAAGACAAATAAACTTACTGCAACGACGAACGGCATACCTTCATTCTACAACAGAGTTGTTTGAGCAAAGAGCCGACGTAACCGTAGCCTCATCTCCTCTCTTGGAAACAG CAAATGTGTCCGTAGTGCATGGTTCCGCTGCTGTTGATAGTGACAGAAATCTGGCTGGTCGTCCTAGCATTTTTGAAATTG GATCAACATCAGGAACAGCGACCAACCCGTATAATATTAACTCGTGTGCTGTCACAAACAAAG GTCGTAAATCTAGAGCATTGCGTCACTGCAACATTAATGACTTGCCTAATACCTCTTCCACCTTGAAAACTGTACCAAACTGTAAATTTTGTAAAGCCAAAAGATTTCAATAG
- the LOC132039152 gene encoding uncharacterized protein LOC132039152, translating to MYNNMFAFTSLGVNYDRNLAKRNRGIYTFRVQRKMYHFIDDLVPSSRSAKNIQLYFYDTENELANRMAFSDQLNESVIKTLMDILKLNPYSYPLLFPYGQNGWHCGIKKVIQTSNTVRRRSYYEHEQLPSIENICSVEMLLDMEAQFLQKKKRKRNNVSCCEYYCYKFQMRDDEENGVLHAGRLFQQYSVDELIKPETQRLDFYSFNPDLFRVDMLSGILDFLRHGERDASKIGKKGFLPASFTGGPRDMRQRYMDAIALVQYFGRPDIFMTMTCNPSWPEIAEHLLVTDEVKNRPDLVSRVFRAKVEEMKTDILKRNIFGKAAAFMDTIEFQKRGLPHAHFLIILNTEYKLLTPESYDKIVCAELPDSDTSAYLYSLVTTHMMHGPCGTLNLKCPCTKSKGYCKFKYPKEFANHTSKGKNSYPIYRRQNTGKLVKIRKHFLDNSWVVPYNPYLLSKFNCHINFEVCSDIRVVKLIYKYICKGHDKIAFFVQADDPNIEIDEIKEYQSARWVSAPEATWRLIGFPLSEMTPTVYNLQLHLKGEQFVSFKSTEKVNAIMNNPMIKKTMLTEFFIMNRINQDAKNLNLLYKEFPQYFVWSKRDRTWSRRKQGTVIGRIVTSHPTEGERYYLRLLLMNIKAPKSYKDLRTVNGVCCITFREAAEKRGLLQCDNNLIDCMSEAVRYQMPYSLGRLFATLLVYCNPANPKELWHQFEDSMCEDFKILPDVNQNQIHHMTLNHINDILHSMVRDINEFTLVPKRVWASSTAREAKDYHFERNIIVTDEDLFLQTKLNNEQRKAYDVILDRTYRNKSGAFFIDGPDGTGKTFLYRALLAVVRSKGFVTLATTSSGVAASILPGGRTAHSRFKIPIDIEGQFSSNITKQSSLASLIRDAKLIVWDEVSMAQKQLIEALDLLLKDLMDTKLLYGGKVVVFGGDFRQTLPVVRSGTKEDFIEESLLCSGI from the exons ATGTACAACAATATGTTTGCATTTACTTCTCTTGGAGTGAATTATGACAGAAATTTAGCAAAAAGAAATCGTGGTATTTATACATTTAGAGTTCAACGGAAAATGTATCATTTCATCGATGACTTGGTGCCCTCGAGTCGGTCAGCCAAAAATATTCAGCTATATTTCTATGATACAGAAAATGAGCTAGCAAATCGGATGGCATTCTCGGACCAGCTTAACGAATCAGTTATCAAAACTTTGATGGACATATTAAAACTCAATCCATACTCT TATCCGTTACTGTTTCCTTATGGCCAGAATGGATGGCATTGTGGTATTAAAAAGGTTATTCAAACGAGTAATACTGTTAGGCGTAGAAGTTACTACGAACATGAGCAGCTCCCAAGTATAGAGAACATCTGCTCGGTTGAGATGCTCCTTGACATGGAAGCTCAATTcttgcaaaaaaagaaaagaaaaagaaataatgtgTCATGCTGTGAATACTACTGTTACAAATTCCAAATGAGAGACGacgaagaaaatggagttttacACGCTGGCAGattattccaacaatattcgGTTGACGAATTGATCAAGCCTGAGACTCAAAGGTTAGATTTCTATTCATTTAACCCTGACTTATTTCGAGTTGATATGTTATCAGGGATTCTTGATTTTCTAAGACACGGAGAAAGAGATGCATCAAAAATTGGCAAAAAAGGTTTTCTTCCGGCAAGTTTTACAGGGGGGCCTAGAGATATGCGCCAAAGATATATGGACGCTATTGCGTTGGTACAATATTTTGGAAGACCTGATATATTTATGACAATGACATGTAATCCATCTTGGCCAGAAATAGCTGAACATTTATTGGTAACAGATGAGGTAAAAAATAGGCCTGATTTAGTTAGCAGAGTGTTCCGAGCAAAGGTAGAAGAGATGAAAACAGATATATTAAAgcgaaatatttttggaaaagccGCTGCTTTTATGGACACTATTGAATTTCAAAAGCGTGGTCTTCCCCATGCTCATTTTCTTATTATACTCAACACTGAATATAAACTTTTAACTCCGGAATCTTACGATAAAATTGTTTGCGCTGAATTACCTGATTCTGATACGAGTGCTTACTTGTACTCACTTGTTACTACACATATGATGCACGGACCTTGTGGTACTTTAAATCTGAAATGTCCTTGTACGAAGAGTAAGGGATATTGTAAGTTTAAATATCCGAAAGAATTTGCTAATCATACATCAAAGGGAAAAAATTCATATCCAATCTATCGCAGACAAAATACTGGCAAACTTGTGAAAATTAGAAAACACTTTCTTGACAATTCGTGGGTAGTTCCTTACAATCCATATTTACTGAGCAAATTTAATTGCCATATTAATTTTGAAGTTTGTTCTGATATTAGAGTTGTCAagcttatttataaatatatctgCAAGGGACATGACAAAATTGCCTTCTTCGTACAGGCTGATGATCCAAACATCGAAATTGATGAGATCAAAGAATATCAATCTGCTAGATGGGTTTCGGCACCAGAGGCAACTTGGCGTTTAATTGGTTTTCCTCTTAGTGAGATGACTCCAACTGTTTACAACCTTCAGCTACACCTTAAAGGTGAACAATTTGTCTCTTTTAAGAGTACagagaaagtaaatgcaattaTGAATAATCCCATGATCAAGAAAACAATGTTGACTGAGTTCTTTATAATGAACAGAATTAATCAGGATGCCAAGAATTTAAACTTACTTTACAAGGAATTTCCACAATATTTTGTCTGGTCCAAACGAGATAGAACGTGGAGCCGTCGAAAGCAAGGCACTGTTATTGGACGTATTGTGACGTCTCACCCAACAGAGGGAGAAAGATATTATCTTAGattattattaatgaatatAAAAGCACCGAAATCATACAAAGATTTGAGAACTGTAAATGGAGTTTGTTGTATTACGTTTAGAGAGGCAGCAGAAAAAAGAGGATTGTTACAATGTGACAATAACTTGATAGATTGTATGTCCGAAGCTGTAAGATATCAAATGCCTTACAGTTTGGGACGTTTGTTTGCTACGCTATTGGTATATTGTAATCCTGCTAACCCAAAAGAACTGTGGCACCAATTTGAAGATTCTATGTGTGAAGATTTTAAGATTTTGCCTGATGTGAATCAAAATCAGATTCATCATATGACTCTAAATCATATCAACGATATATTGCACTCAATGGTTCGTGACATAAATGAATTTACCCTTGTACCCAAAAGAGTTTGGGCTTCGTCTACTGCTAGAGAAGCGAAAGATTAtcattttgaaagaaatataATCGTTACAGATGAGGATTTGTTCCTGCAAACTAAATTGAACAATGAGCAACGAAAAGCGTATGATGTAATCCTTGACAGAACATATCGGAATAAGTCTGGAGCTTTTTTTATTGACGGTCCCGATGGAACTGGCAAAACTTTTTTGTACCGTGCGTTATTGGCTGTTGTACGATCAAAAGGATTTGTGACTTTAGCAACAACAAGTTCAGGTGTTGCTGCTTCAATTCTTCCCGGAGGACGAACTGCTCACTCCCGTTTTAAAATCCCCATTGATATTGAAGGACAATTCTCTTCTAATATTACTAAGCAAAGTTCGCTCGCATCATTGATACGTGATGCCAAATTAATCGTTTGGGATGAAGTATCAATGGCCCAAAAACAGCTGATAGAGGCTTTAGATTTATTATTGAAAGACCTGATGGATACGAAGTTACTCTACGGTGGAAAAGTTGTAGTTTTCGGTGGAGATTTCAGACAAACTCTTCCAGTTGTTCGCAGTGGCACAAAAGAGGATTTCATAGAAGAAAGTTTACTATGTTCCGGTATCTAG
- the LOC132039151 gene encoding uncharacterized protein LOC132039151: MMLLRSSSSPLLKQYYSWLPQLSPEPKYLSRSSTSLSSSSLDSIPKMSRALSETDLKLFNRPSSSSNCCMAMPNILPITVDEETYEEEKEDEFETGDGSEVEEEKHTRAVELVVDGGGSGGAGCGKKCGGCGGGDDSDGGNGDGSEYWDSSNNGSDSIDLYYTKMIQANPGNSQLLGNYARFLKEVRGNLVKAEEYCGRAVLANPTDGNVLSLYADLIWRSHKDAPRAQNYFEKAVKAAPDDCYVLASYAHFLWEVEDEEEEKEQEQRQDQMSHNINLSEPSFFI; the protein is encoded by the exons atgaTGCTTCTTCGTAGCTCTTCAAGTCCATTATTGAAGCAATATTATTCATGGCTACCACAATTATCCCCAGAACCAAAATACTTGTCAAGATCATCTACATCACTCTCAAGCTCATCACTAGATTCAATACCAAAGATGTCCAGAGCTTTGTCTGAAACTGATCTTAAACTGTTCAATAGGCCATCATCTTCAAGCAATTGTTGCATGGCCATGCCCAACATACTTCCTATCACAGTTGATGAAGAAACATatgaagaggagaaagaagatgAG TTTGAAACGGGTGACGGGAGTGAAGTTGAGGAAGAGAAACACACGAGGGCAGTGGAGCTGGTGGTTGACGGTGGTGGAAGTGGAGGAGCCGGTTGTGGAAAGAAATGTGGTGGTTGTGGAGGTGGTGATGATTCTGATGGTGGAAATGGTGATGGTTCTGAGTATTGGGATTCGTCAAATAATGGGAGTGATAGTATTGATTTGTATTACACAAAGATGATTCAAGCTAATCCTGGGAATTCACAGCTTCTTGGAAATTATGCAAGATTCTTGAAAGAG GTCCGTGGAAACTTGGTGAAAGCAGAAGAATATTGTGGGAGAGCAGTTTTGGCAAATCCAACTGATGGAAATGTACTTTCATTATATGCTGATTTAATTTGGAGATCCCATAAAGACGCCCCTCGTGCTCAAAACTACTTTGAGAAAGCTGTTAAAGCTGCACCAGACGATTG TTACGTGTTGGCCTCCTATGCACATTTTCTTTGGGAAGTAGAGGATgaagaggaagaaaaagaacaagaacaGAGACAAGATCAAATGAGCCATAATATTAACTTATCAGAACCTAGTTTCTTCATATAA
- the LOC132039153 gene encoding uncharacterized protein LOC132039153, with protein MRARTDPAFSEYLMQIGSGKAETNCQGKIEIPDSFIVPFISEQESLNVLFKITYPNLYTSSCDMASVTSRVILTTKNDFVDEINDTLIIQFSGDSRTYVAFDETTETHDQSQYEDFLHSLHPPGLPPYKLTLKKGCPVMLLWNLNPCEGLCNGKRLICRNFQKHVISATIASGDFKNTYVFIPRIPLLSSQDEKLPIPFKRTQFPIRLCFSMTINKAQGQTLDFVGVYLRESVFSHGQLYVALSRAKNSNCVKILIRPPTVDSDDDHTTYNIVYDEIIQAAAL; from the coding sequence ATGAGAGCAAGAACTGATCCTGCCTTTTCTGAATATTTGATGCAAATAGGAAGCGGAAAAGCAGAAACAAATTGTCAGGGTAAGATTGAAATTCCCGATTCTTTTATTGTTCCTTTTATTAGCGAACAAGAATCTTTGaatgttttatttaaaataacttATCCAAATTTATATACATCTTCCTGTGATATGGCCTCTGTGACTTCTCGTGTTATTCTGACAACAAAAAATGATTTCGTTGATGAAATAAATGACACGctcattattcaattctctGGTGATTCTAGAACATATGTTGCATTTGACGAAACCACTGAAACGCATGATCAAAGCCAATATGAAGATTTCTTGCATAGTTTACATCCTCCGGGTTTACCTCCGTACAAATTAACTTTGAAAAAAGGTTGTCCAGTAATGTTATTGTGGAATCTAAATCCCTGCGAAGGCTTGTGTAATGGTAAACGACTTATATGTCGTAATTTTCAAAAACATGTTATAAGTGCTACAATTGCAAGCGGTGACTTCAAAAACACCTATGTATTTATTCCGAGAATACCGTTATTGTCCTCGCAGGATGAGAAACTGCCTATTCCTTTTAAAAGAACACAATTTCCTATTAGATTATGTTTTTCTATGACAATAAATAAAGCTCAAGGTCAGACTTTAGATTTTGTTGGAGTTTATTTACGAGAGTCTGTTTTTTCACATGGTCAGCTTTATGTTGCTCTATCACGAGCAAAAAACTCGAATTGTGTAAAAATATTAATCCGGCCGCCAACAGTTGACAGCGACGATGATCATACAACATACAATATAGTATATGATGAAATCATTCAAGCGGCTGCCTTATAA